One Photobacterium sp. TY1-4 genomic window carries:
- a CDS encoding DMT family transporter codes for MTYKNYLLLAMIGLIWGSQFVFQDVAVAEISPLWVGVSRSVIGALTLVVLCRMLKLRSRSHSRSHSQWGLFALIGLLEATIPFVLVPWGQQQLDSAVVAVLMGTIPFFALLCAPLLISGASITRSGLMSVLLGFGGLVLLFWPALSSGMGAVEPVRGLAVMGAAASFAVALLLLNRVKGEHPLIVARNVLTMASVQLVLLAFVVSPLEAGGHSNRALASVIYLGVMCAGVVYFLYMALLQRTGPVFTSMTNYLVPAIGVVIGAVFNHEAVAPTTWLALVVIVAALMLNKPPSGKNKARSTPRGVPTTGESAAG; via the coding sequence ATGACTTATAAGAATTATCTGTTGTTGGCAATGATTGGACTGATCTGGGGCTCTCAGTTCGTGTTTCAGGATGTCGCGGTCGCGGAAATCTCACCGCTTTGGGTCGGCGTGAGCCGTTCCGTGATTGGGGCGCTGACGCTGGTTGTACTGTGTCGGATGCTGAAATTGCGCAGCCGGAGCCACAGTCGGAGCCACAGTCAATGGGGATTATTCGCCCTGATAGGCTTGCTGGAAGCAACGATTCCGTTTGTATTGGTTCCCTGGGGGCAGCAACAGCTCGATAGTGCCGTCGTCGCGGTGCTGATGGGGACAATCCCGTTCTTTGCGCTGCTTTGCGCGCCGCTGTTGATCAGCGGTGCCAGCATTACCCGGTCTGGCCTGATGAGTGTGCTGCTGGGGTTCGGTGGCCTGGTGCTGCTGTTCTGGCCGGCGCTATCGAGCGGCATGGGCGCTGTGGAGCCTGTCCGAGGACTGGCCGTGATGGGCGCAGCCGCCAGTTTTGCCGTGGCACTTTTGTTGCTCAACCGAGTGAAAGGAGAGCATCCGCTGATTGTCGCCCGGAATGTATTAACCATGGCCAGTGTCCAGTTGGTGCTGTTGGCTTTTGTCGTGTCACCACTTGAGGCCGGCGGTCATTCGAACCGCGCCTTGGCCTCGGTCATTTATCTCGGTGTGATGTGTGCCGGGGTTGTTTACTTCCTCTACATGGCGCTTTTGCAGCGAACCGGGCCGGTGTTTACTTCCATGACCAATTATCTGGTGCCGGCGATCGGAGTGGTCATTGGCGCGGTGTTCAACCATGAAGCCGTTGCGCCAACGACCTGGCTGGCCCTGGTGGTGATTGTTGCAGCGTTGATGCTGAACAAACCGCCAAGTGGCAAGAACAAAGCGAGGTCGACGCCGCGTGGGGTGCCGACAACCGGAGAGTCTGCGGCTGGTTAA
- a CDS encoding LysR family transcriptional regulator, translating to MLNLKQLETFVWIANLGSFRQAAAQLCTTQPAISTRIANLEQSLNTTLFHREGGVVSLTAKGRELLPLAENILRNTEQLQLKADAATALSGMLRIGVSETLVHTWLPDFLKLIHQQLPEVEVELIVDATVNLSKELLARNIDIALMLGPVAEPVVVNQMICGYPLYWVASPELLGRQNATMADFVQWPLITYARNTAPYHEIARYFKQQEMAVRFYSASSLSASVRLVENAVGIASLPKEVICDQLSSGRLVLLDAEWQPSPLQFTVSYINAPASQLTEQAVKLVHCAVARYEQLERRCE from the coding sequence ATGCTGAATCTCAAACAGCTGGAAACCTTTGTATGGATTGCAAATTTGGGCAGTTTTCGTCAGGCTGCGGCGCAGTTGTGTACCACGCAACCGGCAATCTCCACGCGGATCGCGAATCTGGAGCAAAGTCTCAACACGACTTTGTTTCACCGTGAAGGCGGGGTGGTGTCTTTGACGGCTAAAGGCCGGGAGTTGTTACCCCTGGCCGAGAACATCCTGAGAAATACCGAGCAACTGCAATTGAAGGCCGATGCGGCAACCGCTTTATCCGGCATGTTACGGATCGGGGTATCAGAGACGTTGGTCCATACCTGGTTGCCGGATTTTTTAAAGTTGATCCACCAGCAACTGCCGGAGGTTGAGGTAGAGCTCATTGTCGATGCGACCGTCAATCTGAGCAAAGAGTTGCTTGCACGAAATATCGATATCGCGCTGATGCTCGGGCCGGTTGCCGAGCCGGTGGTGGTGAATCAGATGATTTGCGGTTACCCCTTGTATTGGGTGGCCAGCCCCGAGCTGCTTGGCAGGCAAAACGCGACGATGGCGGATTTTGTCCAATGGCCGTTGATCACCTATGCCCGTAATACTGCGCCTTATCATGAGATTGCCCGTTATTTTAAACAGCAGGAGATGGCGGTCCGCTTTTATTCTGCCAGCTCGTTGTCAGCCAGTGTCCGCCTGGTGGAAAACGCCGTGGGCATTGCGTCGCTGCCGAAAGAGGTGATTTGTGATCAGCTGAGCAGTGGGCGGTTGGTCCTGCTGGATGCCGAGTGGCAGCCCAGTCCGCTGCAATTTACCGTCTCTTATATCAATGCGCCGGCCAGCCAGTTGACGGAGCAAGCGGTGAAACTGGTCCATTGTGCTGTTGCCCGCTATGAGCAGCTTGAGAGGCGCTGCGAGTGA
- the pxpB gene encoding 5-oxoprolinase subunit PxpB, which translates to MTITPVNENTVMVYLADQTSPETADQIAALLPILRTQLGNYLIDIVPSYTSILISFDLMAIGLRDFTQQLKRLLSEAEQQQHQHSPSPLIELPVYYGREVALDADELCRHTGLDFEQIIEIHASTLYRVYAIGFAPGFAYLGNTDPRLHIARKQTPRAKVPAGSLALADQQTAIYPKASPGGWQIIGRTPVDLIDYQRENLTLFEMGAQVRFTPISRARFLALGGVITAEEATLAASRTQADTSSGDMRREHRIREVA; encoded by the coding sequence ATGACCATCACCCCAGTGAACGAAAATACGGTCATGGTCTATCTGGCCGACCAAACCTCACCGGAAACGGCCGATCAGATTGCTGCCCTGCTGCCGATCCTGCGCACGCAGTTGGGCAACTACCTGATCGATATAGTGCCGTCATATACTTCCATTCTGATCAGCTTTGATCTGATGGCCATCGGGCTTCGTGACTTCACCCAGCAACTCAAACGCCTGCTGAGTGAGGCCGAGCAACAGCAACACCAGCACAGCCCGAGCCCGTTGATCGAGCTGCCGGTGTATTACGGACGGGAAGTGGCGCTGGATGCGGATGAACTTTGTCGCCATACCGGGCTGGATTTCGAGCAAATTATCGAGATTCATGCCAGTACCCTGTACCGCGTCTATGCCATTGGCTTTGCACCGGGATTTGCCTATCTGGGCAATACCGATCCCCGGCTCCACATTGCACGCAAACAGACACCACGGGCAAAAGTGCCGGCAGGTAGCCTGGCCCTGGCCGATCAACAAACCGCCATCTATCCCAAAGCCTCGCCAGGCGGCTGGCAGATCATCGGCCGCACCCCGGTTGACCTGATTGATTACCAGCGAGAAAACCTGACTCTGTTTGAAATGGGCGCCCAGGTGCGCTTCACCCCAATCTCCCGCGCCCGGTTTCTGGCGCTGGGCGGGGTGATCACGGCGGAAGAGGCAACGCTTGCTGCTAGTCGCACCCAAGCTGACACCAGCTCCGGCGACATGCGCCGCGAACATCGCATTCGGGAGGTCGCATGA
- a CDS encoding dCMP deaminase family protein, with translation MISKWAARFFQMAELVGSWSKDPSTQVGAVITQGNRIVSVGFNGYPHGISDSAYVDDREMKLLKTLHAEENAILFAKRDLAGCDIWVTHFPCPNCAAKIIQTGISTVHCPEQTEDFLSRWGDKIKVSEEMFAQAGVAVDWLPLDDLARRDAASESV, from the coding sequence ATGATTTCAAAGTGGGCTGCGCGCTTTTTTCAAATGGCAGAGCTGGTAGGTTCCTGGAGTAAAGATCCGTCTACTCAGGTCGGCGCTGTGATCACACAGGGAAACCGCATTGTGTCTGTCGGCTTTAATGGTTATCCGCATGGTATTTCCGATAGCGCTTATGTGGATGATCGTGAAATGAAGTTGCTGAAAACCTTGCACGCAGAAGAGAATGCCATTCTGTTTGCCAAGCGTGATCTTGCCGGTTGTGATATTTGGGTGACGCATTTTCCGTGCCCGAACTGTGCAGCCAAGATTATCCAGACCGGGATCTCAACGGTGCATTGCCCGGAGCAGACCGAGGACTTTTTGTCTCGCTGGGGCGATAAGATTAAAGTGAGTGAAGAAATGTTCGCTCAGGCGGGTGTTGCCGTGGACTGGTTGCCTCTGGACGATCTCGCCCGTCGGGATGCTGCTTCAGAGAGTGTATAA
- the hemB gene encoding porphobilinogen synthase — protein MTTLPKPEKRLRRLRHTPAMRALVREHDFELSDLIHPLFIEENIVDPVEISTMPGIVRLPENQLADEVQALYALGIRYVMPFGISHHKDEAGSDTWDDEGLLARMIRTIKAACPEMMVIPDICFCEYTTHGHCGIVYDHCVDNDATLENLVKQSVTAAKAGADMLAPSAMMDGQVKAIRAGLDAAGYEHVAILAHAVKFASSFYGPFRAAVDSELDGDRKGYQMDYANGRQALQEALLDEAEGADILMVKPGTPYLDVLANLRRETHLPLAAYQVGGEYAAIKFAALAGALDEKAVVFETLTGFKRAGAQLVVSYYTKQVAQWLADEQA, from the coding sequence ATGACCACACTGCCAAAACCTGAGAAACGCCTGCGCCGTCTGCGCCATACCCCTGCGATGCGAGCTTTGGTCCGCGAACACGATTTTGAGTTATCGGATCTGATCCATCCGTTGTTCATTGAAGAGAACATTGTCGACCCGGTCGAGATCTCGACCATGCCGGGCATCGTACGGCTGCCGGAAAATCAGTTGGCGGATGAAGTCCAGGCGCTCTACGCCTTAGGGATCCGTTATGTGATGCCGTTCGGGATCTCTCACCATAAAGACGAGGCGGGAAGTGACACCTGGGATGATGAAGGCCTGCTGGCGCGGATGATCCGTACCATCAAGGCGGCATGTCCGGAGATGATGGTGATCCCGGATATCTGTTTTTGTGAGTACACCACCCATGGCCATTGCGGCATTGTGTATGACCACTGCGTCGATAACGATGCCACGCTGGAAAACCTGGTGAAGCAGAGTGTGACTGCTGCCAAGGCCGGGGCTGATATGCTGGCGCCGTCTGCGATGATGGATGGTCAGGTAAAAGCAATCCGGGCCGGCCTGGATGCGGCGGGATATGAACACGTGGCGATTCTGGCCCATGCGGTGAAGTTTGCTTCGTCATTTTACGGGCCGTTCCGCGCCGCTGTGGATAGCGAGCTGGATGGCGATCGCAAAGGGTATCAGATGGATTACGCCAATGGTCGTCAGGCGCTGCAGGAAGCCTTGCTGGATGAAGCGGAAGGGGCGGATATTCTGATGGTAAAACCCGGGACGCCATACCTGGATGTACTGGCGAATTTGCGTCGGGAAACGCATTTGCCGCTGGCGGCTTATCAGGTCGGTGGTGAGTATGCGGCGATTAAATTTGCTGCCCTGGCTGGTGCCCTGGATGAAAAGGCGGTGGTGTTTGAAACGCTGACCGGGTTCAAGCGGGCTGGGGCGCAGCTGGTGGTGAGTTACTACACCAAGCAGGTCGCGCAGTGGCTGGCGGACGAGCAGGCATAA
- a CDS encoding NRAMP family divalent metal transporter, whose amino-acid sequence MASEKIILPSRNAEASASPRGGFNWSLIMGAAFLMATSAVGPGFLTQTTVFTQTLGASFAFVILVSILLDIGAQLNIWRVIVVSKKRAQDIANELLPGLGYAIAGAVALGGLAFNIGNIGGAGMGMNVLFPSLSPIAGAGISAVIAVTIFLLKDAGKIMDRFTVLMGGALIAMTLYVLFSTEPPVAQAMYRSVWPEHIDVIAIVTLVGGTVGGYITFAGAHRLVDAGVTGQEALPQVNRGSISAISLASLVRIILFLAALGVISQGVTLDPTNPPASMFQHAAGNVGYKIFGLVLWAAAITSVIGAAYTSVSFLKTLHPLIEKHARGFIIGFIVASTLIFCFIGKPVALLIIAGALNGFILPVTLGTMLVAAKKKAIIGTYQHPGWMSLIGWGITVMMAMMSLYTLYNMLLK is encoded by the coding sequence ATGGCATCTGAAAAAATCATCCTCCCATCGCGTAATGCCGAAGCATCGGCGTCCCCCCGCGGCGGGTTTAACTGGTCGCTGATCATGGGCGCGGCCTTTCTAATGGCCACCTCGGCGGTCGGACCGGGTTTTCTGACCCAGACCACCGTCTTCACCCAGACACTGGGCGCGAGCTTTGCTTTCGTGATCCTGGTGTCGATCCTGCTCGACATCGGTGCACAGCTGAATATCTGGCGGGTGATTGTCGTCTCCAAAAAACGCGCACAGGACATTGCCAATGAACTGCTGCCGGGATTGGGCTACGCCATTGCCGGGGCTGTCGCACTCGGTGGGCTGGCGTTTAATATCGGGAATATCGGCGGGGCCGGGATGGGGATGAACGTCCTGTTCCCGTCCCTGTCACCGATTGCCGGGGCCGGGATCAGTGCTGTGATTGCGGTGACGATTTTCCTGCTCAAAGATGCCGGGAAAATCATGGACCGCTTCACCGTGCTGATGGGCGGCGCCTTGATTGCGATGACCCTTTATGTGCTGTTCTCCACGGAACCGCCGGTCGCGCAGGCGATGTACCGCTCAGTCTGGCCGGAACATATTGATGTGATTGCGATTGTGACCCTGGTCGGCGGCACTGTCGGCGGCTATATCACCTTTGCCGGAGCCCACCGTTTGGTGGATGCGGGCGTGACCGGACAGGAAGCCCTGCCGCAGGTCAACCGCGGTTCTATCTCTGCCATCAGTCTGGCCTCTCTGGTGCGCATCATCCTGTTCCTTGCCGCACTCGGCGTGATCAGCCAGGGCGTCACGCTCGATCCAACTAACCCACCGGCTTCGATGTTCCAGCACGCCGCTGGCAATGTCGGCTATAAGATCTTCGGACTAGTACTGTGGGCGGCGGCCATTACTTCAGTGATCGGTGCGGCTTATACCTCAGTTTCTTTCCTGAAAACGCTCCACCCGCTGATTGAAAAACACGCTCGTGGATTCATCATCGGGTTTATTGTCGCCTCAACGCTGATCTTCTGTTTCATCGGCAAGCCGGTTGCCCTGCTGATCATCGCCGGAGCACTGAACGGGTTTATCCTGCCGGTGACTCTGGGCACCATGCTGGTGGCCGCCAAGAAAAAAGCGATTATCGGGACCTATCAACACCCGGGCTGGATGTCATTGATTGGCTGGGGGATCACAGTGATGATGGCGATGATGAGCCTCTACACCCTGTATAACATGCTGCTGAAATAA
- a CDS encoding biotin-dependent carboxyltransferase family protein gives MSLTVFTPGPLSLLQDLGRHGHQHIGVSPGGPMDEHAFLWANRLLDNPIHAAQIEIAMGQFSCQFHAATTIALTGADMAAKLNQQPISPWQSVSVRAGDQLSLRGSQHGIRAYLAVKGGFVVTPVLNSCATVMRDNLGGPDTQGRKLTAQDCLRYNATPAQPLRRVPRQFIPEYGRDVTLEVIPGYQYAQFAPEQRQRFFSHTYTVTPQIDRMGYRLAGEAIICQTTSLISEGIALGAIQIPADGQPIILMRDRQTIGGYPKIGCLTASSLSKLAQCQPGAQIRFVEKDLYQAEAERMIEHHFFHSYVGKKRAAAMLNQALTT, from the coding sequence ATGAGTTTAACCGTATTCACCCCGGGGCCCCTGAGCCTGCTTCAGGATCTGGGCCGCCACGGCCATCAGCATATCGGGGTCAGCCCCGGCGGTCCGATGGATGAACATGCATTTCTGTGGGCCAATCGCCTGCTGGATAACCCGATCCATGCTGCCCAGATTGAAATCGCCATGGGACAGTTCAGCTGTCAGTTTCACGCCGCGACCACTATCGCCCTGACCGGCGCGGACATGGCGGCAAAACTCAATCAGCAACCCATCTCGCCCTGGCAAAGCGTCAGTGTACGGGCTGGCGATCAACTAAGCCTACGCGGCAGTCAGCACGGGATCCGCGCCTATCTGGCCGTCAAAGGTGGTTTTGTGGTTACGCCGGTGCTCAACAGCTGCGCAACCGTCATGCGCGACAACCTCGGCGGCCCGGATACCCAAGGCCGCAAGTTAACCGCGCAAGATTGCCTGCGCTACAACGCCACGCCCGCGCAGCCCTTGCGCCGGGTGCCGCGCCAGTTCATCCCGGAGTACGGCCGGGACGTGACGCTTGAGGTGATCCCCGGCTATCAATATGCGCAGTTTGCCCCCGAGCAGCGCCAACGGTTTTTTAGCCATACCTACACCGTCACGCCACAAATCGATCGCATGGGCTACCGCCTGGCCGGCGAAGCGATCATCTGCCAGACCACCAGCCTGATCTCCGAAGGCATCGCACTGGGCGCAATTCAGATCCCGGCCGATGGCCAGCCCATCATTCTGATGCGCGACCGCCAGACCATCGGCGGCTATCCCAAAATCGGCTGTCTCACCGCCAGCAGCCTGAGCAAACTGGCGCAATGTCAGCCCGGCGCACAAATTCGCTTTGTCGAAAAAGACCTCTATCAGGCGGAAGCCGAGCGGATGATCGAACACCACTTTTTCCACAGCTATGTCGGGAAAAAGCGGGCAGCAGCAATGCTCAATCAGGCTTTGACGACGTAA
- a CDS encoding YceI family protein: protein MKKHMLALGLLAAVSVPSVASAADYVIDTKGAHASINLKIKHLGYSWIKGRFNDFDGTFSYDPQNLAASQVKVNVDTASFDTNHAERDKHVRSDDFLDVKKYATATFTSTKVTPKGDNAMTIDGNLTLHGQTKPISIDAQLVGAGDDPWGGYRAGFTGTTRIELKDFGIQVMGDSSYADLELHVEGVRQ, encoded by the coding sequence ATGAAAAAACACATGCTAGCTTTGGGATTATTAGCAGCAGTCTCTGTACCTTCAGTTGCTTCAGCAGCAGACTATGTGATTGATACCAAAGGGGCACATGCCTCAATCAACCTGAAAATCAAACACCTGGGCTACAGCTGGATTAAAGGCCGCTTCAACGATTTCGACGGTACCTTCAGCTATGACCCGCAAAATCTGGCGGCATCCCAAGTAAAAGTGAACGTGGATACTGCCAGCTTCGATACCAATCACGCCGAGCGCGACAAGCACGTCCGTAGCGATGATTTCCTCGACGTGAAGAAATACGCCACGGCCACCTTCACCAGTACCAAAGTGACGCCGAAAGGGGACAATGCAATGACCATCGACGGCAACCTGACGCTGCACGGTCAGACCAAACCGATCTCGATTGATGCACAACTGGTCGGCGCCGGGGATGATCCATGGGGCGGCTACCGCGCCGGTTTTACGGGCACCACCCGAATTGAGCTGAAAGACTTCGGCATTCAGGTCATGGGCGACTCCAGCTATGCTGACCTTGAACTGCACGTTGAAGGCGTTCGCCAGTAA
- a CDS encoding 5-oxoprolinase subunit PxpA: MKINCDMGESFGIWNMGNDAQVMPYLNMANIACGMHASDPTVMLNTVRLAKQYQVTIGAHPGYADLQGFGRRPLNLGQEELAALFTYQIGALVAICQSESMPLSYVKPHGALYNTMMKDDQVFTTLLAALHRYDASLPLVVMAVPNHDHYQAMADEYGIELWFEAFVDRAYGSDGRLMPRSEPGSSYHELAQIRRQAAQLIEHGSVTTLAGEVIPVRADTLCIHGDGPQALPTAQLLQHLLQQHLLQQQQLQQPRQQQPQQFQCEQGRDASTTSPARQDCGGR; this comes from the coding sequence ATGAAAATCAACTGTGATATGGGCGAAAGCTTCGGCATCTGGAACATGGGCAATGATGCGCAGGTGATGCCGTATCTGAACATGGCCAATATTGCCTGTGGTATGCACGCATCCGACCCCACCGTGATGCTTAATACCGTCCGGCTGGCCAAACAGTATCAAGTGACGATCGGTGCCCACCCCGGTTACGCCGACCTGCAAGGCTTTGGCCGCCGCCCGCTCAACCTGGGCCAGGAAGAACTGGCTGCACTCTTTACTTATCAAATCGGCGCGTTAGTCGCGATTTGCCAGAGTGAGTCAATGCCACTCAGCTATGTCAAACCCCATGGCGCCCTGTACAACACCATGATGAAAGATGATCAGGTGTTCACCACCCTGCTGGCTGCCCTGCACCGCTATGATGCCAGCCTACCTCTGGTGGTGATGGCGGTGCCCAATCATGACCATTATCAGGCGATGGCCGATGAATACGGCATCGAGCTCTGGTTTGAAGCCTTTGTCGATCGCGCCTACGGCAGCGACGGTCGCTTAATGCCCCGTTCCGAGCCCGGCTCCAGTTATCATGAACTGGCACAAATCCGCCGTCAGGCAGCCCAGCTGATCGAGCACGGCAGCGTGACCACACTGGCAGGAGAGGTGATCCCAGTACGTGCGGACACCTTGTGCATTCACGGCGATGGCCCGCAAGCCTTGCCAACCGCCCAGCTGTTGCAACATCTACTGCAACAACATCTACTGCAACAACAGCAACTACAACAACCTCGGCAGCAACAGCCGCAGCAATTCCAGTGCGAACAAGGTCGCGATGCCTCCACGACCTCTCCGGCCCGACAAGACTGCGGAGGCCGCTGA
- a CDS encoding HAD family hydrolase — MNYTHQAMEKKPYLAVFDLDETLIAADSASLWNEFVVEKGLAPESILAEEKELMAAYAKGDLDMHTYLRTTLKPIVGMDTQTLNQLMTEFLTRKIEPALYDDALSRIEWHKKRGDFVLIISATGEHLVKPIAARLGADDAIAINLEQINGIFTGKTTGTLSYQQGKVVRMKAWLAEQDIEFKGSYGYSDSINDLPMLDAVDRPFAVNPDPALALHAQMKDWTIMDWRHENNILR, encoded by the coding sequence TTGAATTACACACATCAGGCTATGGAAAAAAAGCCTTACCTGGCTGTATTTGACCTGGACGAAACGCTGATTGCCGCAGACTCTGCCAGCCTCTGGAACGAATTTGTCGTTGAAAAAGGCCTCGCCCCTGAATCGATTCTGGCTGAAGAAAAAGAGCTGATGGCCGCTTACGCCAAGGGCGACCTCGACATGCACACTTACCTGCGCACGACCCTGAAACCAATCGTGGGCATGGATACCCAAACGCTGAACCAGCTGATGACCGAGTTTCTGACCCGGAAAATTGAGCCGGCCCTGTACGACGATGCCCTCTCTCGCATTGAATGGCATAAAAAACGGGGTGATTTTGTGCTGATCATTTCAGCCACCGGAGAGCACCTGGTCAAGCCCATTGCAGCACGTTTAGGTGCCGATGACGCCATTGCGATCAACCTGGAACAGATCAACGGCATCTTCACCGGCAAGACAACCGGCACCCTCAGCTATCAACAAGGAAAGGTGGTGAGAATGAAAGCATGGCTGGCAGAGCAGGATATCGAATTCAAAGGCAGTTACGGCTACAGTGATTCCATCAACGATTTACCAATGCTGGATGCCGTGGACCGCCCGTTTGCCGTCAACCCGGATCCGGCACTGGCGCTACACGCCCAGATGAAAGACTGGACCATTATGGACTGGCGCCACGAAAATAATATTCTGCGCTAA
- a CDS encoding putative hydro-lyase: MDTSGLQQSLASLSRQALREQIRTNAYTGSTSGLAPGYLQANLVMLPADWANDFLLFCQKNPVACPLIGVTEPGQPFLDDIGAAIDISRDVPEYHIFHDGQLTAKVPDLEAYWRDDLVIFVLGCSFSFEEALIQSGLTVRNIEQQRNVSMYDTQIACQPAGRFHGNMVVSMRPFTPKDAIRAIQITSRYPKAHGAPVHFGDPAAIGIQDIDTPDYGEAVDIHTGEVPVFWACGVTPQNVLRQSKPPICITHAPGKMLITDLLNNALAVL; this comes from the coding sequence ATGGACACGTCCGGATTACAACAATCTCTGGCCTCACTTTCCCGGCAGGCGCTGCGAGAGCAGATCCGAACCAATGCTTATACCGGCTCGACCAGCGGTTTGGCACCAGGCTATCTGCAAGCCAACCTGGTGATGCTGCCTGCAGACTGGGCCAATGACTTCTTGCTGTTCTGCCAGAAAAACCCGGTCGCCTGCCCCTTGATTGGCGTCACCGAGCCTGGTCAACCGTTTCTGGATGACATTGGCGCCGCCATTGATATCAGCCGCGACGTCCCGGAATATCACATTTTCCACGACGGGCAGTTGACGGCCAAAGTGCCGGATCTCGAAGCGTACTGGCGGGATGACCTGGTGATTTTCGTACTGGGCTGCTCCTTTTCATTTGAAGAAGCCCTGATCCAGTCCGGGTTGACCGTGCGAAATATTGAGCAGCAGCGCAATGTCTCGATGTACGACACCCAAATCGCCTGCCAGCCCGCCGGTCGGTTTCACGGCAACATGGTGGTTTCCATGCGCCCGTTTACCCCCAAAGACGCGATCCGCGCCATTCAGATCACCAGCCGCTATCCGAAAGCCCATGGCGCCCCCGTTCATTTCGGTGATCCGGCCGCGATTGGCATTCAGGACATTGACACCCCGGATTACGGTGAGGCCGTCGACATTCATACCGGCGAAGTGCCGGTGTTCTGGGCCTGCGGCGTTACGCCACAGAACGTGCTGCGCCAGAGCAAGCCGCCAATCTGCATCACCCATGCGCCGGGAAAAATGCTGATCACCGACTTGCTTAACAACGCCTTGGCTGTGCTGTAA
- a CDS encoding Dps family protein — protein sequence MEKNMIGLDKQQTSVLATELNTLLADYQLLYMNVRGFHWNIKGRSFFELHAKFEEIYNDLVIKVDEIAERILTLESQPVHGYSKYLALSAIPETLDVTDGAQAIRHILEAYQTLLIKQRQILSAASELGDEGTVSLLSDYISQQEKETWMLNAYLQ from the coding sequence ATGGAAAAGAATATGATTGGCCTCGACAAACAACAAACCTCGGTCCTCGCCACAGAATTGAATACATTGTTGGCCGACTACCAATTGCTTTACATGAATGTTCGCGGTTTCCACTGGAACATCAAAGGCCGCAGCTTCTTTGAGCTTCACGCAAAATTTGAAGAGATTTATAACGATCTGGTGATCAAAGTCGATGAAATTGCCGAGCGGATCCTGACCCTGGAATCGCAACCAGTACACGGCTACTCGAAATACCTGGCGCTATCAGCGATCCCGGAAACGCTGGATGTCACCGACGGGGCACAGGCGATTCGCCATATCCTTGAAGCTTACCAGACCCTGCTCATCAAACAGCGTCAGATCCTGAGCGCAGCCAGCGAACTCGGAGATGAGGGGACCGTCTCCCTGCTGAGCGATTACATCAGCCAGCAAGAGAAAGAAACCTGGATGCTCAACGCTTACCTGCAGTAA
- a CDS encoding cytochrome b — translation MRNTPKAYDWLSITLHWLSAVVVIGLFAVGLWMVDLNYYSAWYKPAPHWHKSVGLCLAFATVLRLVWKQMKGHPAIEGARWEIISAKVAHGLIYLLMFGLFISGYLISTADGRAIDVFDWFSVPGLGELFPNQADIAGEIHEYIAYSLIGLAALHAAAALKHHFMNKDNTLKKMLGVKEK, via the coding sequence ATGAGAAATACACCCAAAGCCTACGACTGGCTCTCCATCACACTGCACTGGCTCTCCGCCGTCGTAGTCATTGGCCTTTTTGCCGTCGGCTTATGGATGGTGGACCTGAACTATTATTCCGCCTGGTATAAACCCGCCCCTCACTGGCATAAATCTGTCGGCTTGTGTCTGGCGTTCGCCACCGTGCTTCGCCTGGTCTGGAAGCAAATGAAAGGCCATCCGGCAATTGAAGGGGCACGATGGGAAATCATCAGTGCGAAAGTAGCCCATGGGCTGATCTATCTTCTCATGTTCGGTCTGTTTATTTCCGGTTACCTGATTTCGACCGCCGACGGCCGGGCGATTGATGTGTTTGACTGGTTCTCGGTGCCGGGGTTGGGTGAGTTGTTTCCAAACCAGGCTGATATTGCCGGTGAAATTCATGAATACATAGCCTATAGCCTGATTGGACTGGCTGCGCTTCATGCAGCTGCTGCTTTAAAGCATCACTTTATGAATAAAGACAATACCTTGAAGAAAATGTTGGGAGTAAAGGAAAAATGA